One stretch of Pelmatolapia mariae isolate MD_Pm_ZW linkage group LG3_W, Pm_UMD_F_2, whole genome shotgun sequence DNA includes these proteins:
- the LOC134618344 gene encoding uncharacterized protein LOC134618344, with protein sequence MELQSKKPDAGTSVNYSPGVEERPLERPREEEGVDNQRRIYPVQQGIKIQFHSAVSDSTNVAEEGIRHWTDDEVRALLCVWADRNVRERLKSTLRNKSIFQEMAQQMQRKYGVIRDWRQCRTKYKNLKYDYKIAKSAHAAGGSSAGSLGKYMKFFDEVEAVLLDKGLENGSMEMQKRLEAGRLQTPAGHTGQITGSESEVVIDMDDDDNSDDCNMDGEMEIKRERSSGLPTKKRKSATCGV encoded by the exons ATGGAACTTCAGAGCAAGAAGCCTGATGCAGGCACGTCAGTGAACTACAGCCCAGGAGTGGAAGAAAGGCCGCTGGAAAGGCCACGGGAGGAAGAAGGTGTGGATAATCAAAGAAGAATCTACCCAGTCCAGCAAG GAATAAAGATTCAGTTTCATTCAGCTGTTTCTGACTCTACGAATGTGGCTGAAGAGGGAATCCGCCACTGGACAGATGATGAAGTAAGAGCGCTGCTGTGCGTCTGGGCCGACCGCAACGTTCGGGAACGTTTGAAAAGCACGCTGCGCAACAAATCCATATTCCAAGAGATGGCTCAGCAGATGCAAAGAAAATATGGGGTGATACGCGACTGGAGACAATGCCGtacaaaatacaagaatttgAAATATGACTATAAGATTGCTAAAAGTGCACACGCTGCAGGAGGCAGCAGTGCAGGAAGCCTGGGGAAGTACATGAAGTTTTTTGATGAAGTGGAAGCTGTTTTACTGGACAAAGGACTGGAAAATGGGAGCATGGAGATGCAGAAGAGACTAGAAGCAGGGAGGCTACAAACACCAGCAGGCCACACGGGGCAGATAACAGGCTCTGAGAGTGAGGTGGTCATCGACATGGATGATG aTGACAACAGTGACGATTGCAACATGGACGGAGAAATggaaataaagagagagagaagttcAGGTTTgccaacaaagaaaagaaaatctgccACCTGTGGAGTTTAG